Proteins encoded in a region of the Mycolicibacterium duvalii genome:
- a CDS encoding aromatic ring-hydroxylating oxygenase subunit alpha has protein sequence MTLLDQDISNTRTGPVLSDGTPLRDLIDYDKREVSMRLLSDPEIFKLEMKHLFGKTWNLLGHESEIPQPGDYIMRQIGLDPVIVTRDRKMGINVLLNVCTHRGMQICRSEGGKGATFKCPYHGWSFSNKGRFLGAPIAKEEMHGNILPKSELGLRKARVETYAGMIFANWDENAEPLDEFLGDIKFYTDLMFDRSEGGLEVLGPPQRFVIRANWKCAGEQHSGDGYHNLTLHYSLQELEMMAGGEDKPTAMAGVNVSANGHGLRCIDQTEPFVLLMKDKGLENMSVVEKLTMQPPPGMTAEHIPYLQKRFSEAALKLLSDCPPCVGGLFPNVGCFALNMPMPDGMSSLISFHAFVPLSPGEFEFYNWFLVEKGASPALRERMSNTSNLSFGASGFVETDDADTWPQMTRMAEGFMGAQQKIRYHAVSGERVPEGWPGGGHVYEGFGKDDNQWNWWMTYFDKMLGSAS, from the coding sequence ATGACCCTTCTGGACCAAGACATTTCCAACACCCGCACCGGCCCCGTGCTGTCCGACGGCACTCCGCTGCGCGACCTGATCGACTACGACAAGCGCGAAGTGTCGATGCGACTGCTCAGCGATCCGGAAATCTTCAAATTGGAGATGAAGCACCTCTTCGGCAAGACCTGGAACCTGCTGGGCCACGAGTCCGAGATTCCGCAGCCGGGCGACTACATCATGCGGCAGATCGGGCTGGACCCGGTGATCGTCACCCGCGATCGCAAGATGGGCATCAACGTCCTGCTCAACGTGTGTACCCACCGCGGCATGCAGATCTGCCGCTCCGAAGGCGGCAAGGGCGCCACCTTCAAGTGCCCCTATCACGGCTGGTCGTTCAGCAACAAAGGCCGATTCCTGGGGGCGCCGATCGCCAAGGAGGAGATGCACGGCAACATCCTCCCGAAATCTGAGCTCGGGCTGCGCAAGGCCCGCGTCGAGACCTACGCCGGGATGATCTTCGCCAACTGGGACGAGAACGCCGAACCACTCGACGAATTCCTCGGCGACATCAAGTTCTACACCGACCTGATGTTCGACCGCAGCGAAGGTGGCCTCGAAGTCCTCGGCCCCCCACAGCGTTTCGTAATCCGCGCCAACTGGAAGTGCGCCGGTGAGCAGCACTCCGGCGACGGCTACCACAATCTGACCCTGCACTACTCACTGCAGGAGCTGGAGATGATGGCCGGCGGCGAGGACAAACCGACGGCGATGGCCGGGGTGAACGTGAGCGCCAACGGCCACGGCCTGCGCTGCATCGACCAAACCGAACCCTTTGTACTTCTGATGAAGGACAAAGGCCTGGAGAACATGTCGGTGGTCGAGAAGCTGACCATGCAACCGCCACCGGGCATGACCGCCGAGCACATCCCGTATCTGCAGAAGCGCTTCAGTGAAGCCGCGCTGAAGCTGCTGAGCGACTGCCCGCCGTGTGTCGGTGGCCTGTTCCCGAACGTCGGGTGCTTCGCCCTGAACATGCCGATGCCCGACGGCATGTCGTCGCTGATTTCGTTCCACGCCTTCGTCCCGCTGAGCCCGGGCGAGTTCGAGTTCTACAACTGGTTCCTCGTTGAGAAGGGGGCATCCCCCGCACTGCGCGAGCGAATGAGTAACACCTCCAATCTCTCGTTCGGCGCCAGTGGCTTCGTCGAAACCGACGACGCCGACACCTGGCCACAGATGACCCGGATGGCCGAGGGCTTCATGGGCGCTCAGCAGAAGATTCGCTATCACGCGGTCAGCGGCGAGCGCGTCCCCGAGGGCTGGCCCGGCGGTGGCCACGTGTACGAGGGGTTCGGCAAGGACGACAACCAATGGAACTGGTGGATGACCTACTTCGACAAGATGCTCGGGAGCGCCTCGTGA
- a CDS encoding SDR family NAD(P)-dependent oxidoreductase: MTGAAGGIGSATVRTLLELGSTVVAAELPGTDFTQLRESAEGARGRLDTQEVDISSEESVVALLESVKSRHGRLDVLDNNAGVTNKAAFDFDVVNMDVAMWDEMQAVNVRGTMLMCKHAVPLMIESGGGSIINISSDQALSGDSMTVAYGTSKAGVNGLSRFVAAAYGKHHIRCNVVSPGLITSETMLATMPEAIQQIFIDNCLIPRLGDPADIAEAVAFLASPRSSYITGQVLQVDGGVLAHLPTMAAINALFAQAGAQ; the protein is encoded by the coding sequence GTGACCGGCGCTGCAGGCGGGATCGGGTCGGCAACGGTCCGGACGCTGTTGGAGTTGGGCTCGACGGTGGTGGCCGCCGAGCTGCCGGGAACGGATTTCACACAGCTGCGCGAATCAGCGGAGGGCGCTCGCGGCCGACTGGATACCCAGGAAGTGGACATCAGCTCCGAGGAGAGCGTGGTCGCCCTGTTGGAGTCGGTGAAATCGAGACACGGTCGCCTCGACGTGCTGGACAACAACGCCGGCGTGACCAACAAGGCGGCGTTCGACTTCGACGTGGTGAACATGGACGTCGCGATGTGGGACGAGATGCAGGCGGTCAACGTCCGCGGCACCATGCTGATGTGTAAGCATGCCGTCCCGCTGATGATCGAATCCGGCGGCGGATCGATCATCAACATCTCCAGCGACCAGGCGCTGTCCGGTGACAGCATGACGGTGGCCTACGGCACCTCCAAGGCCGGCGTCAACGGGCTCAGCCGATTCGTCGCCGCCGCCTACGGCAAGCACCACATTCGTTGCAACGTCGTCTCTCCCGGACTGATCACCAGCGAGACCATGCTGGCCACCATGCCCGAGGCGATCCAGCAGATCTTCATCGACAACTGCCTCATCCCACGGCTCGGCGACCCCGCCGACATCGCCGAGGCGGTTGCCTTCCTGGCCTCCCCGCGGTCGAGCTACATCACCGGGCAGGTACTGCAGGTCGACGGTGGCGTACTGGCGCATCTGCCCACCATGGCCGCGATCAACGCCTTGTTCGCGCAGGCGGGCGCCCAGTGA
- a CDS encoding thiolase C-terminal domain-containing protein — MADPAANTEHRTLIAGVGKSQVGRRLGRSDLDLTVEACERSLADAGVAAADIDGLIAWPGEWPAAPGFCGPAVGRVKDALGINPSWHAGMQDGPSQLGSVMSAVLAVASGYVRHVLVYRTTSEATGQAGGGRNTTSPADVVGVVGLQEWLRPFGAVTAAHWLAMVAQRYMHESGATKRQIGGLPVSTRNWASMTPDAVYRTPITIEEYLDARMISEPLCLYDCDVPVDGSVAVLISAAETRSDLRAPIRIEAMGAKLASRPLWDQWSDPLDLPQRDSARHLWSRTSLRPADVDVAQLYDGFSILTLAWLEAAGFCGPYEAAAFVEGGHRIGPGGQLPLNTAGGQLSGGRLHGFGFLHEAVLQLRGETGRRQVRGAETAFVGAGGGPLGGCLLLTRP; from the coding sequence ATGGCTGATCCGGCGGCGAACACCGAACACCGGACCCTGATCGCCGGCGTCGGGAAATCACAAGTGGGACGCCGACTCGGCCGGTCGGACCTCGATCTCACCGTCGAGGCGTGTGAACGGTCGCTGGCCGATGCCGGGGTGGCTGCCGCCGACATCGACGGGCTCATTGCCTGGCCGGGCGAGTGGCCGGCCGCGCCGGGGTTCTGCGGGCCGGCGGTGGGCCGTGTCAAGGACGCCCTGGGCATCAACCCTTCCTGGCATGCGGGAATGCAGGACGGACCCAGCCAACTGGGGTCGGTGATGTCGGCCGTGCTCGCGGTGGCCAGCGGCTATGTCCGGCACGTACTGGTCTACCGCACCACCTCGGAGGCCACCGGCCAGGCCGGCGGCGGACGTAACACCACCAGCCCCGCCGATGTCGTCGGCGTCGTGGGTCTGCAGGAATGGCTGCGCCCGTTCGGTGCCGTCACCGCGGCCCACTGGTTGGCCATGGTCGCGCAGCGGTACATGCACGAAAGTGGCGCAACCAAACGGCAGATCGGAGGCCTGCCGGTGTCCACCCGGAACTGGGCCTCGATGACGCCCGACGCCGTCTACCGCACCCCGATCACCATCGAGGAGTATCTCGATGCGCGGATGATCAGCGAGCCGCTGTGTCTCTACGACTGCGATGTGCCCGTCGACGGCTCGGTCGCCGTGTTGATTTCGGCGGCCGAGACCCGTAGCGACCTGCGCGCACCGATCCGGATCGAGGCGATGGGCGCCAAGCTGGCGTCCCGTCCGTTGTGGGATCAATGGTCGGATCCGCTGGACCTGCCACAGCGGGACTCCGCCCGGCACCTGTGGTCACGAACCTCGCTGCGGCCCGCCGACGTGGACGTGGCACAGCTCTACGACGGATTCTCCATCCTGACCCTGGCCTGGTTGGAGGCCGCCGGGTTCTGTGGCCCCTACGAGGCGGCCGCGTTCGTCGAGGGCGGCCACCGGATCGGCCCCGGCGGACAACTGCCGCTGAACACCGCGGGCGGGCAGCTGTCGGGCGGTCGGCTGCACGGGTTCGGCTTCCTGCACGAAGCCGTTCTGCAGTTGCGCGGCGAGACCGGCCGGCGTCAGGTGCGCGGCGCCGAGACCGCCTTCGTCGGCGCCGGCGGCGGCCCACTGGGTGGTTGCCTGCTGTTGACCCGGCCCTGA
- a CDS encoding fumarylacetoacetate hydrolase family protein has protein sequence MRIARVDIDGLPTWGVVTNGGAVELIDGPLRAWAPALTADFGSKIPLTGRRVDAEAVTFLMPVEPGAKVVAAGATYAKHVVGLGLKMPEKPAAFLKPYESLIDPYGEIVYPPLTSQLDYEVELVVVLGSPVRAGDPGTPGILGYCVGNDVSARDLQFGGSVTGMDIFSAKGLDDTSAIGPWIVTRDEIGDDHPDLELTLTVDGEVRQQDRTSALVWGPGELVEYVAQRSRLAPGDVLFTGTPSGVAHEDGRYLERGQVVEATVEKLGTLRNTVR, from the coding sequence ATGAGGATCGCGCGCGTCGACATCGACGGACTGCCGACGTGGGGCGTGGTCACAAACGGTGGTGCCGTAGAACTGATCGATGGACCGCTGCGGGCGTGGGCGCCTGCGCTGACCGCCGACTTCGGATCGAAGATCCCGTTGACCGGTCGTCGCGTCGATGCGGAGGCGGTGACGTTTCTGATGCCGGTGGAACCCGGTGCCAAGGTGGTGGCGGCGGGCGCCACCTACGCCAAACACGTCGTGGGACTCGGCTTGAAAATGCCCGAGAAGCCGGCCGCGTTCCTCAAACCTTACGAATCGTTGATCGACCCGTACGGCGAGATCGTCTACCCGCCGCTGACGTCGCAGCTCGACTATGAGGTCGAGTTGGTGGTCGTCCTCGGATCGCCTGTGCGGGCGGGGGATCCCGGTACGCCGGGGATCCTGGGCTACTGCGTCGGCAACGACGTCTCGGCGCGCGACCTCCAGTTCGGTGGGTCGGTCACCGGCATGGACATCTTCTCCGCCAAGGGACTGGATGACACCAGCGCGATCGGTCCGTGGATCGTGACGCGCGACGAGATCGGTGACGATCACCCCGATCTGGAGCTCACGCTCACCGTCGACGGGGAAGTGCGCCAGCAGGACAGAACGTCAGCGCTGGTGTGGGGGCCGGGCGAGCTGGTCGAGTACGTCGCGCAACGCAGCCGGCTGGCGCCTGGCGACGTGCTCTTCACCGGAACGCCGTCCGGTGTCGCGCATGAGGACGGCCGCTACCTTGAGCGGGGCCAGGTCGTCGAGGCGACGGTCGAGAAGCTGGGGACCTTGCGTAACACCGTCCGTTGA
- a CDS encoding dienelactone hydrolase family protein, with amino-acid sequence MRAPEADLTGWTPSPFVGAGITHDVYRKGTGPGVILIPEIPGPHPGVLALGNHLVDNGFTVAIPSLFGEPGRAISVGYALSSIARACVAREFAAFATDAQRPVSLFLRALARDLNAQTPGPGVGVIGMCLTGGFALAAAADDSVLAPVLSQPSLPFPVTRSRRRDPGLSETELSVVVGRATDDGLCAMGLRFSADRAAPQERFDTLKQRLGDALEVIEIDSSKGNEHGFGRLAHSVLTNQLREIDGHPALEARNRVVEFLTARLSW; translated from the coding sequence ATGCGTGCACCCGAGGCGGACCTGACCGGCTGGACCCCGTCGCCGTTTGTCGGCGCCGGTATCACCCATGACGTCTATCGCAAGGGCACCGGTCCCGGCGTCATCTTGATCCCCGAGATCCCCGGGCCACACCCCGGCGTCCTCGCCCTGGGGAATCATCTGGTGGACAACGGATTCACCGTCGCCATCCCGTCGCTGTTCGGCGAACCCGGGCGCGCCATATCCGTGGGCTATGCGCTGTCCAGCATCGCCCGCGCGTGCGTAGCGCGCGAGTTCGCCGCATTCGCCACCGACGCGCAGCGGCCGGTGTCGCTGTTCTTGCGGGCACTGGCCCGCGATCTGAACGCACAGACGCCCGGGCCCGGCGTCGGTGTGATCGGCATGTGCTTGACCGGCGGGTTTGCCCTGGCTGCCGCGGCCGATGACAGCGTCCTCGCCCCGGTACTGAGTCAACCGTCGCTACCCTTTCCGGTGACCAGATCGCGCCGCCGGGATCCGGGTCTGTCCGAGACCGAACTGAGCGTGGTGGTCGGCCGCGCCACCGATGACGGCCTATGCGCAATGGGCCTACGTTTCTCCGCCGACAGGGCGGCGCCACAAGAACGTTTCGATACGCTCAAACAGCGACTGGGGGACGCTTTGGAGGTGATCGAGATCGACTCGTCCAAAGGTAACGAGCACGGGTTCGGTCGGCTGGCCCACTCGGTACTGACCAACCAACTCCGCGAGATCGATGGACATCCAGCCCTCGAAGCACGCAACCGCGTCGTCGAATTCCTCACTGCTCGACTATCCTGGTAA
- a CDS encoding Zn-ribbon domain-containing OB-fold protein produces MTTAAAPIRIADDARIPAPQQSVDTEFFWCSGADGYLRIRKCQRCHRYAHPPTPRCRFCGAPDPQPAVVSGHATVFSYTVNRQPFVPWLPPPYVLAIVALTEQSDVHLTSRLVDIAPDEVRIGLPVSVVFEKHGDVYLPLFGPTRVHVAARGNVDG; encoded by the coding sequence GTGACAACAGCGGCCGCGCCGATCCGCATAGCCGACGACGCACGGATACCCGCGCCTCAGCAATCGGTGGACACCGAATTCTTCTGGTGTTCCGGCGCCGATGGCTACCTGCGCATCCGGAAATGCCAACGCTGCCACCGGTATGCGCATCCGCCGACGCCGCGGTGCCGGTTCTGCGGCGCGCCGGACCCGCAGCCGGCCGTGGTGTCCGGGCACGCAACGGTGTTCAGCTACACCGTCAATCGGCAGCCGTTCGTGCCGTGGCTGCCGCCGCCGTACGTATTGGCCATCGTCGCTCTCACCGAACAGAGCGACGTTCACCTGACGAGCCGGTTGGTGGACATCGCGCCGGACGAGGTCCGCATCGGGCTGCCGGTGTCGGTGGTCTTCGAGAAACACGGGGACGTATATCTGCCCCTGTTCGGGCCGACTCGGGTGCACGTCGCCGCAAGGGGCAACGTCGATGGCTGA
- a CDS encoding ferredoxin translates to MSNITAVNRLEVDRNRCCGYGTCAELCPDVFSLDENGFVVANMTEIPDDLMEAAEEAAYCCPEEVIKIRQAGASDE, encoded by the coding sequence ATGAGCAACATCACCGCCGTAAACCGGCTCGAGGTCGATCGCAACAGGTGTTGCGGCTACGGAACCTGCGCAGAGCTGTGCCCAGATGTCTTCTCGCTCGACGAGAACGGCTTCGTCGTGGCCAATATGACCGAGATCCCCGACGACCTGATGGAGGCGGCCGAAGAAGCCGCCTACTGCTGCCCGGAGGAAGTCATCAAGATCCGCCAGGCCGGCGCGTCCGACGAGTAG
- a CDS encoding NAD(P)/FAD-dependent oxidoreductase produces the protein MTPTVVVVGAGLAGGNAALALRSKGFDGRVIVVGDEDHPPYSRPPLSKQLIRGEFEVPRVHLRPAPMWEKREIEFMLGRAVSSLDAAAHRVVLSDGEPVAYDAVLLATGGRARTLPGHKPVDGVYVLRTIDDALAIRQHLGPGKRLLIVGAGFVGAELAASAAMLGTHVTALEAAGVPLGRGLPAALGEIYGRMHAAHGVDIRVNATVSEVVAGAGGLVATRLTDGTVFESDAVVVAIGLEPDVSLAAAAGLAVDNGIVVDEYCRTSAPDVYAAGDIANHPNPILGQRVRVEHWQNAQHQGAVAAHNIAADGPEAYEMFAEVPWVWSDQYDVNLQVAGRPLPTDEVVFRGDPGSREFSAMLLRDDVLIGAVGVNCADDVRAVRAAVGHRLRPDRLALADASQDLQELFHLDRKVIA, from the coding sequence TTGACACCCACTGTGGTCGTTGTCGGGGCCGGGCTGGCCGGCGGTAACGCGGCACTCGCGCTGCGTTCGAAGGGATTTGACGGGCGGGTCATCGTTGTCGGAGACGAGGACCATCCGCCCTATTCCCGCCCACCGCTGTCGAAGCAGCTGATCCGCGGTGAGTTCGAGGTGCCGCGCGTCCATCTACGGCCCGCCCCGATGTGGGAGAAGCGCGAGATCGAATTCATGCTGGGCAGAGCGGTGTCATCACTCGACGCCGCCGCACACCGCGTGGTGCTCAGCGACGGCGAGCCGGTCGCATACGACGCGGTCCTGTTGGCCACCGGCGGGCGTGCCCGCACCCTGCCCGGCCACAAGCCGGTGGACGGGGTCTACGTGCTGCGGACCATCGATGATGCGCTGGCCATCCGGCAACATCTCGGGCCGGGCAAGCGTCTGTTGATCGTCGGCGCCGGTTTCGTGGGCGCGGAACTGGCCGCCAGTGCCGCGATGCTGGGCACGCACGTGACGGCACTGGAAGCCGCCGGGGTGCCACTGGGCCGCGGGCTGCCGGCGGCGCTCGGCGAGATCTACGGCCGCATGCATGCGGCGCACGGGGTCGATATCCGCGTCAACGCCACGGTGAGCGAGGTCGTCGCCGGAGCCGGCGGCCTTGTGGCGACCCGGCTGACGGACGGCACCGTGTTCGAGTCCGACGCGGTCGTGGTGGCGATCGGACTGGAGCCGGACGTGAGCCTCGCGGCTGCGGCGGGTCTGGCTGTCGACAACGGCATCGTCGTCGACGAGTACTGCCGCACCAGCGCACCGGACGTTTATGCCGCAGGCGATATCGCCAATCATCCGAATCCGATTCTGGGGCAGCGTGTTCGCGTCGAGCACTGGCAGAATGCCCAGCACCAGGGTGCGGTCGCCGCGCACAACATCGCGGCCGACGGCCCGGAGGCCTACGAGATGTTCGCCGAGGTGCCCTGGGTGTGGTCGGATCAGTATGACGTCAACCTGCAGGTCGCCGGCCGCCCCCTGCCGACCGACGAGGTGGTCTTCCGTGGCGACCCGGGATCCCGGGAGTTCTCGGCGATGTTGCTTCGCGACGACGTGCTGATCGGGGCGGTCGGGGTCAATTGCGCCGACGACGTACGGGCGGTCCGGGCCGCCGTCGGTCACCGGCTGCGACCGGATCGTCTGGCACTCGCCGATGCCTCGCAAGACCTGCAAGAACTCTTCCACTTGGACCGAAAGGTTATTGCCTGA
- a CDS encoding CaiB/BaiF CoA transferase family protein: MTDAAAALPLSGITVVEAAAWTFVPSSGAVLADWGADVIKIEHPQTGDPQRGLISSGLVTGDAGGANYLIEQPNRGKRSVGIDLANPDGRAALDFLLEHADVFVTSFLPRVREKLGLDPATIRARHPHLVYALGTGQGTRGEEAGKGGYDGSSYFARSGIADALTPHDSPHLVDQPSGFGDLMGGLTLAGGITAALLARERGQQPPVVDVSLLGLGLWNLGFPVVAAKLYEGKAMPAHDPDNLPNPIARGYYQTADKRHLTLIMLESDRFWPDLCEHLDRPDLIDDPRFHNAEARRANNRDCIAVLRDIFAARTLADWTTRLRTLKGVWSPVRTALEAHDDPQVIANGYLPTVDTAEGVTLAVAANPVRFNETAAVPRAGAPTHGQHTEEVLLDAGLDWDELERLKEIGAIT; the protein is encoded by the coding sequence GTGACCGATGCCGCCGCTGCGCTCCCACTGTCCGGTATCACGGTGGTGGAGGCGGCGGCGTGGACGTTCGTCCCGTCGTCGGGGGCAGTACTGGCCGACTGGGGTGCCGACGTCATCAAGATCGAGCACCCGCAGACCGGCGATCCGCAGCGCGGACTGATCAGTTCGGGTCTGGTCACCGGGGATGCCGGTGGCGCCAACTACCTCATCGAGCAGCCGAACCGGGGGAAACGCAGTGTCGGGATCGACCTGGCGAACCCGGACGGCCGCGCGGCGCTGGACTTCCTGCTGGAGCATGCCGATGTCTTCGTGACGAGTTTCCTGCCGCGGGTGCGGGAGAAGCTCGGCCTCGACCCGGCCACCATCCGCGCCCGCCATCCGCACCTGGTGTATGCCCTGGGCACCGGGCAGGGCACCCGCGGCGAGGAGGCCGGAAAGGGTGGCTACGACGGGTCGTCGTATTTCGCCCGCTCCGGCATCGCCGACGCCTTGACCCCACACGATTCACCGCACCTGGTCGATCAACCGTCGGGCTTCGGTGACCTGATGGGTGGCCTGACCCTGGCCGGCGGGATCACCGCAGCACTGCTGGCCCGGGAACGCGGTCAACAACCGCCCGTCGTCGACGTGTCGCTGCTCGGGCTGGGCCTGTGGAATCTGGGTTTCCCGGTGGTGGCCGCCAAGCTCTACGAAGGGAAGGCGATGCCGGCGCACGACCCGGACAACCTGCCCAACCCGATCGCGCGCGGCTACTACCAGACGGCCGACAAGCGGCACCTGACGCTGATCATGCTGGAGTCCGACCGATTCTGGCCTGACCTGTGCGAGCATCTGGACCGCCCCGATCTGATCGACGATCCGCGGTTCCACAACGCCGAGGCCCGGCGCGCCAACAATCGCGACTGCATCGCCGTCCTGCGCGACATCTTCGCTGCCCGCACGCTGGCGGACTGGACCACCCGGTTGCGCACCCTCAAGGGCGTCTGGTCGCCGGTGCGCACCGCGCTCGAGGCCCACGATGACCCCCAGGTGATCGCCAACGGCTATCTGCCCACCGTCGACACCGCCGAAGGCGTGACACTTGCCGTCGCCGCCAACCCGGTGCGATTCAACGAGACCGCTGCTGTCCCACGTGCCGGCGCACCCACGCACGGCCAGCACACCGAGGAAGTGCTGCTGGATGCCGGCCTCGACTGGGACGAACTCGAGCGACTCAAGGAAATCGGCGCCATCACTTAA
- a CDS encoding aromatic-ring-hydroxylating dioxygenase subunit beta yields the protein MTTTEQTTEAVAEAPPKQRVHYGEPEHFEIVEFLEDEATLLDSGKLLEWVGLMAVDLRYQMPVRSTRDLIDGSEFSTGMFMFDETIMTLGIKATRLAATTSAWSEKPPSRTRRHVTNIRVFRTGVEGEYEVTSSLLLLRNRYQEHNYEIISARRVDILRRQDGALKIAKRVIYSDQASLGTQNLAVFL from the coding sequence GTGACAACCACCGAACAAACGACAGAAGCCGTCGCAGAGGCACCGCCCAAACAGCGCGTGCACTACGGCGAGCCCGAACACTTCGAGATCGTAGAGTTCCTCGAAGACGAAGCCACCCTGCTCGATTCAGGAAAACTGCTGGAGTGGGTGGGCTTGATGGCCGTGGACCTGCGCTACCAGATGCCGGTGCGATCCACCCGGGACCTGATCGACGGGTCGGAGTTCTCCACCGGCATGTTCATGTTCGACGAGACGATCATGACTCTCGGCATCAAGGCCACCCGGCTGGCCGCGACGACGAGCGCATGGTCGGAGAAGCCGCCTTCGCGTACCCGTCGCCACGTCACCAACATACGGGTGTTCCGCACCGGCGTGGAGGGTGAGTACGAGGTGACCAGCTCATTGTTGTTGCTACGCAACAGGTATCAGGAACACAACTACGAGATCATCTCGGCACGCCGCGTCGACATCCTGCGGCGACAGGACGGTGCACTGAAAATCGCCAAGCGCGTCATCTACTCCGACCAGGCCTCACTGGGCACGCAGAACCTTGCGGTCTTCCTGTGA
- a CDS encoding LLM class flavin-dependent oxidoreductase — MKLGTILLWGEDLSLFRQQVRLAEELGYSVIGVGDSPAAWNELYVSLAVAAGQSHRATLTPMVTTPGLRHPSVTAGAMSSLHQLTGGRVVLTIGSGGSAVGSVGRKAAGQREMRTYVEAVRSLLGGGSAEVDGRTAVPLQQARPVPIYMSGDGPKALRLAGEIADGVVIGLGMAVDVVANKIATVREAANAAGRDADAIDVWGLAFTSVRDDPDQAKSDITAFLASVGAMGLKAAHMRALIPPELRGAVAELEQRYDPRQHVVVGGAGACLVEELGMVDFLVGLRGVTGTPDQVRDYAAEIEKLGVTHLLAALPGSADPDGTLRRLARAVR, encoded by the coding sequence ATGAAACTGGGAACCATTCTGCTTTGGGGAGAAGATCTTTCGCTCTTCCGTCAGCAGGTGCGGCTGGCCGAGGAGCTGGGCTATTCCGTCATCGGGGTCGGGGATTCGCCCGCCGCTTGGAACGAGCTGTATGTTTCGTTGGCCGTCGCCGCCGGTCAGAGCCACCGGGCCACGCTGACTCCCATGGTGACCACACCGGGCCTTCGGCATCCCTCCGTCACCGCCGGGGCCATGTCGTCGTTGCATCAGCTCACCGGGGGCCGGGTGGTGCTGACCATCGGCAGTGGTGGCAGCGCTGTGGGCAGCGTCGGCCGGAAGGCGGCCGGGCAGCGCGAAATGCGTACCTACGTAGAGGCGGTGCGGTCCCTGCTCGGGGGCGGCTCGGCTGAAGTCGATGGGCGCACCGCGGTGCCGCTGCAGCAGGCGCGTCCGGTCCCGATCTACATGTCCGGCGACGGACCGAAGGCGTTGCGGCTCGCCGGCGAGATCGCCGACGGGGTGGTGATCGGGCTGGGCATGGCGGTGGACGTGGTCGCGAACAAGATCGCCACAGTGCGGGAGGCCGCGAACGCGGCGGGCCGGGACGCCGACGCGATCGACGTGTGGGGACTGGCCTTCACCTCGGTGCGTGACGATCCGGACCAGGCCAAATCGGACATCACCGCGTTCCTGGCGTCGGTGGGCGCCATGGGGCTGAAGGCTGCGCATATGCGGGCGTTGATCCCGCCCGAGTTGCGCGGCGCGGTCGCCGAGTTGGAGCAGCGCTACGACCCGCGCCAGCACGTCGTCGTCGGCGGTGCCGGTGCGTGCCTGGTCGAGGAACTCGGCATGGTCGACTTCCTCGTCGGTCTGCGCGGGGTTACCGGAACGCCAGACCAGGTTCGTGACTACGCTGCCGAGATCGAAAAGCTCGGTGTGACGCACCTTTTGGCTGCGTTGCCGGGTAGCGCCGACCCCGACGGCACGTTGCGCAGGCTGGCCCGGGCCGTGCGGTGA